The Aspergillus chevalieri M1 DNA, chromosome 5, nearly complete sequence genome includes a region encoding these proteins:
- a CDS encoding uncharacterized protein (COG:G;~EggNog:ENOG410PFT2;~InterPro:IPR020846,IPR011701,IPR036259;~PFAM:PF07690;~TransMembrane:12 (i43-62o82-103i112-131o137-159i171-193o205-226i286-304o310-329i336-359o365-385i397-417o429-448i);~go_function: GO:0022857 - transmembrane transporter activity [Evidence IEA];~go_process: GO:0055085 - transmembrane transport [Evidence IEA]), which produces MDTLPEKEIQPVTESQDDHHKEELESVTLDPEKEKKLLLKLDLAFVPIIMLTYLSCFLDRSSIGNVQVAGMPEDINASPSQFSTAVSIFYVTYVLLESVWAVLMKRLTPRNILTGLCIVWSICTIFTGFIQNVASLYAMRLILGACEAGLFPCLNLYLTMVYRREEQAKRVSYLMSCAAISGAVGGLLAYGLLQMDGIGGKAGWRWVYIIEGLFSAFCAILIWFGLPNDPANAYFLNNEEKWMMRVRNEQRRHYMGSEEFSWAEMRIALCDPKLMFSSVTQFCQDILLYGFSTFLPGILQSIGYDSLMSNVLTVPVYIWAAIVFIAIAIMADRFSVFAWFILGSNVFGIVGYIVLLAVSNDAVRYFATFLCGVATYTSVGLNIAWLNVNVAPHYRRALAIGIQQTVGNCAGIVAGQIYRSSPYVLGNSFSLGALVVAQGVVSAHAMYVRAKNKEKSEIEQGKEDTRRVTTGDGELEFRYHY; this is translated from the exons ATGGACACACTCCCCGAGAAAGAGATTCAACCCGTCACCGAGTCCCAAGATGACCACCACAAGGAGGAGCTCGAATCCGTCACCCTCGACccggaaaaggagaagaagctccTGCTTAAGCTCGACCTAGCTTTCGTCCCAATTATCATGCTCACATACCTGTCATGCTTCCTCGACCGCAGCAGTATCGGGAACGTGCAGGTGGCTGGCATGCCGGAGGACATCAATGCGTCGCCTAGTCAGTTCTCGACGGCGGTGTCGATTTTCTACGTGACTTATGTGCTGCTGGAGTCTGTGTGGGCagtgttgatgaagaggttGACGCCGAGGAATATTCTCACGGGGCTTTGTATTGTCTGGTCAATTTGTACCATTTTTACGGGGTTTATCCAGAACGTGGCGTCGTTGTATGCCATGCGGTTGATTCTGGGGGCTTGTGAGGCGGGATTGTTTCCGTGTTTGAATTTGTATCTCACGATGGTTTATCGGAGAGAGGAGCAGGCGAAGCGGGTGTCGTATCTGATGAGTTGTGCGGCTATTTCCGGTGCTGTtggaggattgttggcgtaTGGATTGTTGCAGATGGATGGCATTGGGGGGAAGGCTGGATGGAG ATGGGTTTACATCATTGAAGGCCTTTTCAGCGCCTTCTGTGCAATCCTCATCTGGTTCGGCCTCCCCAACGACCCAGCAAACGCCTACTTCCTCAACAACGAAGAAAAATGGATGATGCGCGTCCGCAACGAGCAACGCCGGCACTACATGGGCAGCGAGGAATTCAGCTGGGCTGAGATGCGCATCGCCCTGTGCGATCCCAAGCTCATGTTCAGCAGCGTCACACAGTTCTGTCAGGATATTCTGCTGTATGGGTTCAGCACGTTTCTGCCGGGGATTCTGCAGAGTATTGGGTACGATTCGCTTATGAGTAATGTGTTGACGGTGCCGGTGTATATATGGGCTGCTATTGTGTTTATTGCGATTGCGATTATGGCGGATCGGTTTTCGGTTTTTGCTTGG TTCATCCTTGGATCAAACGTCTTTGGTATTGTCGGATATATCGTCCTCCTAGCTGTCTCAAACGACGCAGTTCGATACTTCGCAACCTTCCTCTGCGGCGTAGCCACATACACCAGCGTCGGCTTGAACATCGCCTGGTTAAACGTCAACGTCGCACCGCACTACCGCCGAGCACTGGCCATCGGCATCCAGCAAACAGTAGGAAACTGCGCCGGCATCGTCGCCGGACAGATTTATCGCAGTTCTCCATATGTTCTTGGAAACTCCTTTTCGCTGGGTGCCTTGGTTGTAGCGCAGGGTGTGGTTTCCGCGCATGCGATGTATGTCCGGGCGAAGAATAAGGAAAAGAGCGAGATTGAGCAGGGTAAGGAGGATACCAGACGGGTTACAACAGGTGATGGGGAATTGGAATTCCGGTATCATTATTGA
- a CDS encoding aminoglycoside phosphotransferase family protein (COG:S;~EggNog:ENOG410PW7A;~InterPro:IPR011009,IPR002575,IPR036865;~PFAM:PF01636): MSLSERTDSTASHFRDSLSSILAKARHEEIWGINLQNGERHSVKIILDKFLSSHAAIPALQFSRASASLRKALEWRRYSEPRALLSDVECLLPKLDLCHITLCHGQYVLWVEIDDRAIKAHSRTYQNLATPAGIVKLGLALMEKLATLLLAESCDPSYDSASCVVHFRTRTIPATRKALLVQTFQSKLCRALEELVTLIRFYYPGILGKAYIINPSDEYLTSLDIPESLLRNTVLLQNPQDLADYLGSQIPPEYGGTGKPLTESDFLLNSNFHITSEESLDSKTQSDSTAVSTIIRTPEAEKDIPTSPRNPEPMEEEPRLIYSETIGPPSIILDPDDLQTAVNLCPGKMGASLAFPDSDMIVKYGHGVRLAEAEALHLVSTCTTIAAPKLLSAYILDGTGYIIMSYEQGEHLEHYWDRVSEGKQNRILEQLRDYVNQMRDITGNFIGGLDESPCRDGIFEAGYGDYTRYSYGPYPSEETFNEGIVQALRDRLSPKTLAGENDTESNFFNSEYILYQTVRGLKGHKIVFTHGDLHPGNLIVKDDGTVVLLDWGLAGFWPEYWEFYRAMFSPGWRASWDRMVERFIPPYYVEYSVIKRVFGTVWN, from the exons ATGTCTTTATCCGAGCGAACAGATTCTACGGCCAGCCATTTTCGGGACAGCCTTTCATCAATTTTGGCAAAGGCTCGGCATGAGGAGATTTGGGGTATTAATCTACAAAATGGAGAGCGACACTCGGTCAAGATAATCCTGGACAAG TTTCTCAGTTCCCATGCCGCCATCCCTGCATTGCAGTTCTCGAGGGCCAGCGCTTCACTTAGAAAAGCTTTGGAATGGCGACGTTACTCGGAACCAAGGGCCCTCCTGAGCGATGTAGAGTGTCTGCTTCCAAAGCTAGACCTATGTCATATCACACTTTGCCATGGTCAATATGTGCTGTGGGTGGAAATTGATGACAGAGCTATCAAAGCCCACTCACGCACATATCAGAACCTGGCCACACCTGCAGGAATTGTGAAGCTTGGTCTTGCTCTGATGGAGAAGCTTGCCACTTTGCTTCTGGCTGAAAGTTGTGATCCTAGCTACGATTCAGCTTCGTGTGTTGTTCACTTCAGAACACGTACTATACCCGCTACTAGAAAAGCACTTCTAGTGCAGACTTTTCAATCGAAGCTGTGCAGGGCCCTTGAGGAATTGGTGACACTTATTCGATTTTACTACCCTGGAATTCTGGGAAAGGCATACATAATAAATCCCTCTGACGAATACCTCACATCTCTTGATATTCCTGAATCTCTTTTGAGGAATACTGTACTGTTGCAGAATCCACAAGACCTGGCTGATTACCTGGGCTCCCAAATACCACCAGAGTATGGCGGCACAGGAAAACCATTGACGGAGTCCGACTTTCTCCTAAATTCCAACTTTCATATTACATCAGAGGAAAGTCTGGATTCCAAGACACAGAGCGACAGTACAGCGGTAAGCACTATTATAAGAACTCCAGAAGCGGAAAAAGACATTCCAACTTCCCCAAGAAACCCAGAGCCTATGGAGGAAGAACCTCGCTTAATCTACTCTGAAACCATCGGTCCTCCATCCATCATCCTCGACCCAGATGACTTACAGACAGCAGTCAATCTTTGTCCCGGCAAGATGGGAGCAAGTCTCGCTTTTCCAGACTCAGATATGATTGTGAAATATGGTCATGGTGTTCGCTTAGCAGAAGCCGAAGCTCTACACTTGGTATCTACCTGCACGACTATTGCAGCACCGAAGCTTCTCAGTGCATACATTCTTGACGGCACTGGATATATCATTATGTCGTATGAGCAGGGCGAACATCTGGAGCACTATTGGGACCGCGTCTCAGAGGGCAAGCAAAACCGTATCCTAGAACAACTGCGTGATTACGTGAACCAAATGCGGGACATTACAGGAAATTTTATCGGGGGTCTTGATGAATCACCCTGTCGAGATGGCATCTTTGAAGCAGGCTATGGAGACTACACGCGCTACAGCTATGGTCCTTACCCATCCGAAGAGACTTTCAACGAAGGGATAGTTCAGGCCTTGCGAGATCGGTTGTCCCCAAAAACCCTTGCTGGTGAAAACGACACTGAATCCAACTTTTTCAACAGCGAGTATATCTTATACCAGACTGTCCGGGGGCTCAAAGGTCACAAAATCGTGTTTACGCACGGGGATTTGCATCCAGGAAATTTGATCGTCAAGGATGACGGTACGGTTGTTCTTCTGGACTGGGGCCTAGCTGGGTTCTGGCCCGAGTATTGGGAGTTTTATCGTGCGATGTTTAGTCCAGGGTGGAGGGCATCTTGGGATCGTATGGTGGAAAGGTTCATTCCGCCGTACTATGTCGAGTATAGTGTGATTAAAAGGGTATTTGGAACCGTGTGGAATTGA
- a CDS encoding uncharacterized protein (COG:S;~EggNog:ENOG410PGH3) has product MDFDGVQAYTLTEVQQRTSNNLNIRDMCLKHLTETQSIEPASTWNSPLSLPVVVAITWSSKATDPRDSIYGLLGIARHDPGLDVIADYKWPAEELFIEFARRFMEGSPKEPIQEWKSGICKYFDSLEGLPYLQRPFTSAIQPELPSWVADFNSPLVMNRLWSPDFSAGTMNGPPKIIPSSNPLMLHLKGICCDYAVHVEPRVFEPDQYGVSIRNWIGMMKRMSPAYVATGEARIEAFWRTLMTNRQHHSSQKPGDETKKSFKIMVGTLMALVLDGPGSKDDPGLRNDYSELQVSDISESLPSFDEIKEISDEVIKSNPESPESEKLIDLSFMRTETSKLACSMRQYYTARTLFTTKYGYLDLAPLTICPGDEVWIIPGARVPFILRKLPNDDSERRTVVCEVYVHGIMHGEVVLDHHGEFSPAEVV; this is encoded by the coding sequence ATGGATTTTGATGGAGTTCAAGCTTATACATTAACTGAGGTTCAGCAACGGACATCAAACAACCTCAATATCCGGGATATGTGTCTGAAGCACTTGACAGAAACACAAAGTATCGAGCCCGCATCAACCTGGAACAGTCCATTAAGCCTGCCAGTAGTTGTGGCGATTACCTGGTCATCCAAAGCGACAGATCCTCGAGATAGCATATATGGACTACTGGGTATTGCTCGCCATGATCCTGGCCTGGACGTGATTGCCGACTATAAGTGGCCAGCTGAAGAACTGTTTATCGAGTTTGCGAGACGCTTTATGGAGGGCTCTCCAAAAGAACCGATCCAGGAATGGAAAAGTGGGATATGCAAATATTTTGACAGTCTTGAAGGTCTGCCATATCTTCAACGCCCATTTACATCTGCCATCCAACCCGAACTTCCATCGTGGGTCGCGGACTTCAACAGCCCTTTGGTGATGAACCGATTGTGGTCCCCAGACTTCAGTGCTGGCACGATGAATGGTCCACCGAAAATAATTCCCTCCTCCAATCCTCTGATGCTCCATCTGAAAGGTATATGCTGCGACTATGCCGTCCACGTCGAGCCAAGGGTATTTGAACCTGATCAATACGGTGTATCAATCCGCAATTGGATTGGGATGATGAAACGCATGAGCCCGGCCTATGTTGCCACAGGCGAAGCTCGAATCGAAGCATTTTGGCGTACGCTTATGACAAACCGACAGCATCACAGTAGTCAAAAACCTGGAGATGAAACAAAAAAGTCTTTCAAGATCATGGTGGGCACATTGATGGCGTTAGTACTCGATGGGCCAGGATCAAAGGATGACCCAGGACTGCGCAATGATTACAGTGAATTGCAGGTATCTGATATCTCAGAATCTCTCCCATCATTTGACGAAATAAAAGAAATAAGTGATGAGGTCATAAAATCAAACCCAGAGTCTCCAGAGTCAGAGAAACTCATCGACCTCTCTTTCATGCGAACGGAAACTAGCAAGTTGGCTTGCAGCATGAGGCAATATTATACAGCCAGGACTCTCTTCACTACCAAGTATGGATATCTCGATCTTGCACCATTGACTATCTGTCCTGGCGATGAAGTGTGGATCATTCCGGGTGCACGAGTGCCATTCATCCTGAGGAAGCTTCCTAATGACGATTCGGAGCGTCGAACGGTTGTCTGTGAGGTGTATGTCCACGGCATCATGCATGGAGAAGTAGTTCTAGATCATCATGGGGAGTTTTCTCCGGCAGAAGTGGTGTAA
- a CDS encoding double-stranded RNA binding motif domain-containing protein has protein sequence MDDQRDARAIWLGHLLMQSFLARWLVRSDLPTDQLQNRLTNIEPRLPFSDLCRTLSLQFPLPGCGKTAREDLYLFLGTAYQAYPGNQISQIQQILEDYLQQIPDPLASFVQEQGKPETDTELARYTSLLKEMGDIQGVVPQHAETMLQQTPPVWRGTASYRGVSAVGEGKTKKEARHRASKEVYLLLQR, from the exons ATGGACGACCAACGAGATGCACGAG CCATCTGGCTCGGCCATCTCCTGATGCAATCATTTCTAGCCCGATGGCTGGTCCGATCCGACCTTCCGACGGACCAGCTCCAG AACCGCCTTACAAACATAGAGCCCCGCCTCCCTTTCTCCGACCTCTGCCGCACCCTCAGTCTCCAGTTCCCCCTACCAGGCTGTGGCAAAACCGCCCGGGAAGACCTGTACCTGTTCCTAGGAACAGCCTACCAGGCCTACCCGGGGAACCAAATATCCCAAATCCAGCAGATCCTAGAAGACTATCTACAACAGATCCCAGATCCCCTTGCTTCATTTGTACAGGAGCAAGGAAAACCGGAAACAGATACGGAGTTAGCGAGGTATACATCGCTGCTGAAAGAAATGGGCGATATTCAAGGCGTGGTCCCGCAGCATGCCGAGACTATGCTCCAGCAAACCCCGCCGGTTTGGCGGGGGACGGCGAGTTATCGCGGCGTCTCGGCTGTCGGCGAAGGGAAGACTAAGAAGGAGGCGAGGCATCGGGCGTCCAAGGAGGTGTATTTACTGCTGCAGCGGTAG
- a CDS encoding putative MFS alpha-glucoside transporter (COG:G;~EggNog:ENOG410PF97;~InterPro:IPR005828,IPR003663,IPR036259,IPR020846;~PFAM:PF00083,PF07690;~TransMembrane:12 (i44-69o89-110i122-141o147-169i181-200o220-241i301-325o337-359i366-385o405-426i438-460o472-491i);~go_component: GO:0016020 - membrane [Evidence IEA];~go_component: GO:0016021 - integral component of membrane [Evidence IEA];~go_function: GO:0022857 - transmembrane transporter activity [Evidence IEA];~go_process: GO:0055085 - transmembrane transport [Evidence IEA]), translating into MSDKEILVQAIPASDAQDAEKSQQFTFHEHSTGFWQALRLNWPAFLWGLFINFATVLKGIDGGVVRGLVGLNAFKHTYGYNYHGEYVIAAHWISAFNYANLLGAIVGALCSGPAYDRFGPRLMMTICSLLSIAFIFLQFFSHTPAQLFVGQLINGCIIAFYPICASAYVSEVTPLALRGCVASMTNLAFSIGSLIASGILKGTESMDSIWSYKIPIATQWIMPVVILSTIAFCPDPPYWLCRKGKTDAAMRSLRRLATPQIDVSLKLAHIQETLRLEAGFKNHSNRPNYLECFRGPDLRRLIICVMAYDMQAFAGNVFFISYAVHFMEVAGLSSSDAFSMNLGMTAIGLVGTCVSWTLLSWVGRRPVYLVGCSVLCALQLAIGLVDAIAPQNHSGNKGATWAQCGLMIACTLVYDLTLGPFCYVLLAEVSSARLRGATVALSTVSCFIWSIVFAVAIPYAMDKDEANWGGKLGFLFSGTTLLCLVYCLFCLPETKGRTFEELDILFERKVPSRKFKNYQIDIAIERESTASSQS; encoded by the exons ATGTCTGATAAAGAAATTCTCGTCCAGGCAATCCCTGCCTCCGACGCCCAGGATGCGGAAAAATCGCAGCAGTTCACATTCCACGAGCATTCGACCGGCTTCTGGCAGGCCCTTCGTTTAAACTGGCCGGCTTTTCTCTGGGGGCTGTTTATCAATTTT GCCACCGTCCTGAAAGGCATCGACGGAGGCGTCGTCCGCGGTCTCGTTGGCCTCAACGCTTTCAAACACACCTATGGCTACAACTATCATGGCGAGTATGTCATCGCTGCACACTGGATCTCGGCATTTAACTATGCCAATCTGCTGGGAGCCATCGTGGGCGCCCTATGTTCGGGTCCGGCTTATGACCGGTTCGGTCCGCGGCTGATGATGACGATCTGCTCGTTGCTGTCAATCGCATTTATTTTCCTGCAGTTCTTCAGTCACACGCCAGCGCAGCTGTTCGTCGGTCAACTGATCAATGGCTGCATCATTGCGTTCTATCCCATCTGCGCGTCGGCGTATGTCAGTGAAGTCACGCCGTTGGCATTGCGCGGATGTGTAGCTTCCATGACGAACCTGGCATTCTCGATTGGTTCGCTGATTGCATCCGGTATCCTCAAGGGCACCGAGTCAATGGACAGCATATGGTCGTACAAGATCCCCATTGCAACGCAATGGATCATGCCCGTCGTCATCCTCTCAACCATTGCCTTCTGTCCAGATCCCCCATACTGGCTCTGCCGAAAAGGCAAAACAGATGCGGCCATGCGCTCACTGCGCCGGCTAGCCACGCCACAGATCGACGTTAGTCTTAAACTAGCACATATCCAAGAAACACTCCGCCTAGAAGCAGGTTTCAAAAACCACTCCAATCGACCAAACTACCTCGAGTGTTTCCGCGGCCCTGACCTCCGACGACTGATTATCTGCGTCATGGCATATGATATGCAGGCTTTTGCGGGTAATGTCTTCTTCATTAGCTACGCCGTGCATTTTATGGAAGTTGCTGGGTTAAGCTCCTCCGACGCGTTTTCCATGAACCTCGGCATGACTGCGATCGGTCTCGTGGGTACTTGCGTCTCATGGACACTGTTGTCATGGGTTGGTCGTCGACCTGTGTACCTCGTCGGGTGCTCTGTTCTTTGTGCGCTGCAGCTCGCTATCGGTCTGGTTGACGCTATTGCTCCTCAGAATCATAGCGGGAATAAGGGCGCAACCTGGGCGCAGTGCGGTCTGATGATTGCCTGCACGTTGGTGTATGACTTAACTCTGGGACCGTTCTGCTACGTGCTGCTGGCTGAGGTATCGTCTGCGCGGCTGCGCGGGGCTACAGTCGCTTTGTCGACAGTTAGCTGCTTTATCTGGTCGATTGTGTTTGCCGTGGCTATTCCGTACGCCATGGACAAAGACGAGGCGAACTGGGGTGGAAAGCTGGGATTCCTTTTCTCTGGAACGACGCTGTTGTGCTTGGTATATTGCCTTTTTTGCTTGCCGGAGACTAAAGGAAGGACgtttgaggagttggatATCCTGTTCGAGAGGAAAGTGCCGAGTCGGAAGTTCAAGAATTATCAGATTGATATAGCTATTGAGCGGGAGAGCACTGCTAGTTCACAGTCATGA
- a CDS encoding NAD(P)/FAD-dependent oxidoreductase (COG:C;~EggNog:ENOG410PJDP;~InterPro:IPR036188,IPR023753;~PFAM:PF07992,PF00070;~TransMembrane:2 (o6-25i45-65o);~go_function: GO:0016491 - oxidoreductase activity [Evidence IEA];~go_process: GO:0055114 - oxidation-reduction process [Evidence IEA]) yields the protein MLSKLILINRIVFLAFHHLFSRLRLKVTSLIHRITYRPVSSPRDIVVIGASFAGYHAAYCLAHSLPSGFRVTVIEKNSHFQLTWVLPRFCAVQGHESKAFIPYGPYLAKAPGSAYRWVCDEVTAIVSDKKGNGGRVQLRSGGMIVYEYLVLATGSSATLPSRVGEESKEDGILALREEHQRLREGRNVVVIGGGPAGIELAADVKTEDPEKNVTLIHSHGTVLNSHFGMDMRQRVLNEMETLGVRVILGERPSASDETTELTLSTGEKIPCDCLVKCIGQKPNSNLLSSSVSPSGHIQVRPSLQLADPSLGSVYAAGDIIDRDIIKNGRAAIEQAQIVAQNIVRQIQGKQLVTYQAQWWEGATKLTMGLKKNLVYMNDGKTDMIFSMRSKREDLDSAMVWRFFGAKPYEDPE from the exons ATGCTCTCGAAACTCATCCTAATCAACAGAATCGTTTTTCTCGCCTTCCACCACCTCTTCTCCCGTCTCCGTCTCAAGGTCACCTCCCTCATCCACCGTATCACCTACCGCCCCGTCAGCAGTCCTCGCGATATCGTCGTTATCGGCGCTTCTTTCGCCGGATACCACGCAGCCTACTGTCTAGCGCACTCATTGCCAAGCGGATTTCGCGTGACAGTCATTGAGAAGAATTCGCATTTCCAACTTACTTGGGTGTTACCCCGGTTTTGCGCAGTACAGGGACATGAATCCAAGGCGTTTATTCCGTACGGGCCGTATTTAGCTAAGGCTCCAGGTTCGGCGTATAGGTGGGTGTGTGATGAGGTGACTGCTATTGTCTCCGATAAGAAGGGGAATGGAGGAAGAGTCCAGCTACGGTCAGGGGGTATGATTGTCTACGAGTATTTGGTTTTAGCAACGGGGTCGTCGGCTACGTTGCCATCGCGTGTTGGGGAGGAGAGTAAGGAAGATGGGATACTGGCGTTGCGGGAAGAGCATCAGCGGCTGCGCGAAGGTCGCAATGTGGTTGTGATTGGGGGTGGACCTGCTGGGATTGAATTGGCTGCTGATGTGAAGACTGAGGATCCGGAGAAAAATGTCACCCTGATCCACTCGCATGGAACAGTGTTGAACAGCCATTTCGGGATGGATATGCGTCAGCGCGTATTGAACGAAATGGAGACGCTTGGTGTCAGAGTCATCCTGGGTGAACGGCCGTCTGCGTCggatgagacgactgaattgACACTGAGCACGGGCGAGAAGATCCCGTGTGACTGCTTG GTCAAATGCATCGGTCAGAAACCCAATTCAAATCTTTTGTCATCCTCGGTTTCTCCCTCGGGACATATCCAAGTCCGACCATCGCTGCAACTAGCTGATCCATCCCTGGGCAGTGTCTACGCAGCTGGCGACATTATCGACAGGGACATCATCAAAAATGGCCGGGCGGCTATCGAGCAAGCGCAAATTGTAGCACAGAATATTGTTCGACAAATCCAGGGGAAGCAGCTGGTTACATATCAAGCGCAGTGGTGGGAGGGCGCTACCAAGTTGACTATGGGACTGAAGAAGAACCTGGTGTATATGAATGACGGGAAGACAGATATGATTTTTTCGATGAGGAGTAAACGCGAGGATTTGGACAGCGCAATGGTCTGGCGGTTTTTCGGGGCGAAGCCGTACGAGGACCCTGAATGA
- a CDS encoding peroxiredoxin family protein (COG:O;~EggNog:ENOG410PP0P;~InterPro:IPR013740,IPR036249,IPR037944,IPR013766;~PFAM:PF08534,PF00578;~go_function: GO:0016491 - oxidoreductase activity [Evidence IEA]), whose translation MVYHSSRARHIPWAPESQEVTSCGIPIAYNASKEWADKKVVLFSVPGAFTPTCSVEHLPGYLKRLSEVKGKGVDVVAVVASNDPFVMSAWGKANGVKEDMLFLSDPDARFAQQLGWANNGRTGRWAMVIDHGKVVYADIEKEKGVKVSGVDAVLAHL comes from the exons atggtctatcatagctctagggctcg ACACATCCCCTGGGCTCCCGAGAGCCAGGAGGTCACCTCATGCGGCATCCCGATCGCCTATAACGCCTCCAAGGAATGGGCCGATAAGAAGGTCGTCCTTTTCTCTGTTCCAGGAGCATTCACACCTACGTGCTCTGTTGAGCATCTCCCGGGTTATCTGAAGCGTCTTTCCGAAGTCAAGGGTAAAGGTGTTGATGTGGTGGCTGTCGTGGCTTCCAACGATCCGTTTGTCATGAGCGCTTGGGGAAAAGCCAACGGTGTGAAAGAAGACATG CTCTTCCTGTCCGACCCCGATGCGCGCTTCGCGCAGCAACTCGGATGGGCGAACAACGGCAGGACCGGTCGCTGGGCTATGGTGATTGATCACGGGAAGGTAGTGTATGCGGAtattgagaaggagaaaggtGTCAAG GTCTCTGGTGTCGATGCTGTCCTGGCCCATCTGTAG
- a CDS encoding type 1 glutamine amidotransferase domain-containing protein (COG:S;~EggNog:ENOG410PNCK;~InterPro:IPR002818,IPR029062;~MEROPS:MER0034659;~PFAM:PF01965) has protein sequence MAPKVLIVLSSHDHFPANGKPTGWYLPEFAHPYHVLKDKTELVIASPKGGEAPLDPSSVEMFKNDPVSADFLQNGQELWKNTVKLADVLPRVNEFDALFYVGGHGPMYDLHYDPTSLALIQSFSEAKKPVSAVCHGPTVFLRATSASGQPLLANASVTGFSNAEEDQAGLTSLMPYMLEDELVRVTGGQYVKADQPWGEKVVVSKTGNGAVLITGQNPASATGVGQEILKALGIN, from the exons ATGGCCCCGAAGGTTCTCATCGTCCTCTCCTCCCACGACCACTTCCCCGCCAATGGCAAGCCCACTGGCTGGTACCTC CCCGAATTCGCCCATCCCTACCATGTCCTGAAGGACAAGACCGAGCTGGTTATTGCCTCACCCAAGGGCGGCGAGGCACCCCTCGACCCCAGCTCCGTCGAGATGTTCAAGAACGACCCTGTCTCCGCGGACTTCCTGCAGAACGGCCAGGAGCTGTGGAAGAACACAGTTAAGTTGGCGGATGTGTTGCCGCGGGTTAACGAGTTTGATGCTCTTTTCTATGTTGGTGGCCATGGAC CCATGTACGACCTGCACTACGACCCCACCTCCCTCGCCCTCATCCAGTCCTTCTCCGAAGCCAAGAAGCCCGTCTCGGCTGTCTGTCACGGCCCTACTGTCTTCCTCCGCGCGACTTCTGCCTCTGGTCAGCCTTTGCTGGCCAACGCCTCTGTGACTGGTTTCTCGAACGCCGAGGAGGACCAGGCTGGTCTCACTTCTCTCATGCCGTACATGCTTGAGGACGAGCTGGTCCGTGTGACGGGTGGTCAGTATGTCAAGGCTGACCAGCCTTGGGGCGAGAAGGTTGTTGTTTCGAAGACTGGGAATGGCGCGGTTTTGATTACCGGTCAGAACCCGGCTAGTGCTACTGGTGTTGGACAGGAAATTTTGAAGGCGCTGGGTATTAACTAA